The Aspergillus nidulans FGSC A4 chromosome VII nucleotide sequence GGGAGGGCGACGGTGAGAGAggtggagaggagaagggtgAGGAGGGTCTGGACATTTTCGTGAGTATACTCTGTTTAATCAAGTGGAATATAAAAGGGAACTAGCAGATAGTACCTTGACTTGGAACATCTCGTCTGCGTCCTTGTGGTGAAAACCTGCTAAATCTGCCTTATGGTATAGAAGTGCGCTTGGTCTTTACCTACACAGAATGGATAGACGGACCCTATTTATACCAGGATCTGTATCCGTGAACTCTCTAGCTATCATACCCAATCGGCCTCCTCCGATCCATCTAAGCTAAACAACAACAAGGCTGACCAACCCCGAGGTTACATCGCATCCACTTATTCAGTGTTTCGTATCAAAGGAGGCCTTGGCAGGCGTGTGGgtgtactctgagtaggcGAGCAATGGTTCACATGGCCCTGATCAGCGGTCTGAGGAATTGGCAGGGGAGGGGGTTCAGGGGGTGAGCCAATCAGATCACTGGATATGATCATGCAGATTATATGGAGTAGTCTGATAGGGAGTGGCCGCTGATGTCGATCTTTCAATCTCGCGCGCTGGATCATGGCCGTTTCCAAGATACTACTCGACTTCGGGTATACTGGCTGACCATGTGGGACATGTTGGCAGCTACATGTGGCATTTGTGGAGGATATCAGTGGTCATTGGCTTGATTGCTCTAGGCAGGCGAGGTCCGGTATACTTGAATTGCCATGCTTCTGCTATCAATTCAACATCTATCTTGATTTCGCCGATGATCGCAGATGAATTCGGACCAGAACAACACTAATAACCGCTCACTATCCCGCATCCAGGTAGTTCTCCGTGCCCGTTGGACGTTGCATTGCCAGTTTCCGCATGGTCTTCACCTTCGCGATATGAATCTGTATCGTCGTGTCAAACAGTCGCTAAACCAATTGTTGTCGTCACCAGCCTCGATTCTCGTTATCAGCGTTGTAGCAGATGTTTCCATTTGGCATCAGCGCAGTGTCGATCAGGGCTATCACATCAATTATTAACCGGATAGGATGTCATTGAGAGATTACTCGACTCTTTGAACGACAGAAGACCCCTGTCCCGCCTCGAGCCTCGAGACCTGAGCACCCGTCGTGGCAGCCTGAGCCAACTCAATCgcttctccgtcttggtctccctcctcccacccCTCTCGCTCGTCCTTGACTCTCCTCACAAATGCAACATCAAGAAGTAGTGCGATGGCACTAATCGCGACTCCGAAATATAACGCGGCGCGGTACCCGGTAATATTGTTCCCAGAGGTCTTCGCAATCTGCACCTCAACAGTCGACGCGAAGCCCAACCCTAAACTGTTCCCATACAGATTCAGTGTTCCGATGATTGACCCCGCAACGCCCTGCTGGTGTCGTCGGACCGTGTTACTAGCTATGATTTGACCAGCGGTATACACGAGGTCAGGGCAAAACGAAAATAGTACGATGGAGGGAAACATTTGCGCCCAGTAGCTTTGTTTCAGTGGGATTGTAGCAATTAGCACAGTTGAGACCATGACTGTTACCGAGCCGAGTGCTAGGATCCATTGAGCTGCGAGCCGGGGTATTAGCCAGGCTGCCAGGCAGGCTGCGAATGTGCCGCAGATGACAAAGGGGGTCCAGCCGATTGCGAACTGAAGCGTGGACCAGCCCCAGACGTCTTGAAGCCAGAGGAGCTGGTACCAAAGCACTGTACCGACGGTCATATAGTCGAGGAGGATAACCAGGACGAGAATGGCGAAGGAGGGCGCTCTGAATATGGAAGGTGGCATAATGGGATGCGAGATTTTGTGCTCCCAAATGATGAAAAAACTGAACAGGATGACTGACAGCACGAGTAGAGCTATCTCGTAGGGGGTTGACCAGCCTACGCTCGGCGCTTGACTGGCAGGTAAGGTGTTAGCGGCTGGAATTGGCAGACACGTTACGTATGTCAGTCCAACTCACTTCCAGACGAAATTGAATAGAATCAACGCGCTCGTCCCCAGTGCAGCACCCAGCCAATCGATCTTTTCATTTCGACTTGACGTTGCTTGGTTGTTGCTgagaagccagagaggtATGAATGTCACGGCCCCAAGGCACGCCCTATTTATCGTCAGCTGTACCACCAGCAAACTAGAGAAGAACAGCATATGCCTCACACAAAAGTAAAGAACCACCGCCAGTGCGTATGCTCCATGAAAGCCCCAAGGAACAGCGCAGAGAAGTACCCTCCCAACGGCGCTGATGCCGCAAAAAATCCTAAACTGAGATTTCGGACTCTCCCTGGAGGATTGGTGATCGCAATCATGGCCACCGCGTTAGGCATAATACATGCACCCCCAACGCCAGCAAGTGCGCGCATCGTCACGAATGCGAAGAAATTCGTGTGGACGAAGGCACCGACGAATGAACACAGTACGAGCCAGGCGCCGCCGCCTAGGAGCATCTTGCGGTGGCCGTAGACATCGCCGAGACGGCCGCTCACGAGAACGAATGTTCCCTGTGTGAGACTGAGTTCCCCGTGTTTTAGCTTCCTGCTGTTATGCCTCTGGGGGTGGGGGTTACCCGTAACTTGCGGCAATCCAGGTCGCGTAAGTTTGTTTTACTCCCATGGACTCGATGAATGTTCGGCCACCGGCAATACCGGCAAAGTTAACAATCATCTGTCTCAGTCAGTATCCCGTGAGCATGCCGAAATAGAAGAGCTCGCACCTGAACAAGGTTCGAAATGACAATCAGCGTAGTGATAGCCAACTGGCGGTATCGACTGCTTTCAGGCAATGGGGCTCGCTCGAAAACCTGTCGTGTCTGTCCCGGCTCTGCTTGTACAGGAGAAACGGGTGCATCCTGATGATTGTTTGTAACGGTATCTTCTGCAGTGTTATCTGCAGATTGGCGTAGGCTGGTTTCATTCGAGACAAAGAGTGGGCTTGTTGTAGCTGGCTCCAGCTTTGGCACCGGTAATGCAAGCTCGTGATGCAGGGTAGAAACGAGCGCCATTGCGTCTGAAAACGGACCTTTGGTGGCCTTTGGAACTGACGGACGTTTAGAAGTgttgaatttggaggctTGACATgagagcaaagaagagagggggTGCTGACATATCAAGACGCTGATGCGAATTTGTTTGCGCAAAAACAAGGCTGCCTGACTTTCTCGGCCATAACTTGTCTCTCCTCCCACGTTTTCGAAATGTCAAGTTGTGCTGTCGGAAATCGATCCCCGAATCTCATATCTCGAATCTTCAATATATATGAATTTGTTGGCCTGAGGCAGCGATTTGAATGTTCTCCAGCACCCTTGAACTGGACATGACATCGCCCACATTGtctcagcttcctcgccTGATCTCACTCTGTCGCCACTGCTCCAGCTAAACATATGGAGTACGTTCCATCACCTGAGAAGCTGAGTGTCAACTGCAGAAATGATAATGCGATTCTCGTCTTCCAAGCGGTCTCAAGGAGGCTGATTCGTTGCGCTGGAAGATATACTCCGAGAGCGAGGTAGGGCGTCAAAGGGTGTTTTGCAGCTTACTGACCGATCTGAATGCTGATCTTTGTACTCTCGGTCAGGTGGGCACAATTCTCGCCTATCAAGTCGCTGATGTTCGCGAGACTCGAGCCTTGAGCCAAGATCTGCGAACTTTCTGCACTCCTGCACCACGGCAAAGGCCTCAAACTGCAATTCTGAATCTTCCAGCGAATTAAACCCGCGTGAAAGGTCCAAAGGATGGGCAGAGTTGCAATTAGCATACATGATCACCTTGGCACCATTTACTCGACCGCTTGATGAACTGTTCACGCCCACTAATCCTCCAGCCACCATGCCACGAAGGAACGGCTGGTCTGGGCAGCCGACGATCGCCATTCGAATCAGGCTTCGTGGTGGATAGAGCCCGCAGGGACAAGACGCAATATCTTACATGGTGTTCGGCTCAGCCCAGCCCAGCTGCTATGACACCTTGCTATCTCACCTCAGTCCGTGAAGTTATAAATTCACTTTGGACTCGGTCGAACCTGGAGGGATACTTTGGCACCAGCGTCAAGCGAGTCAATTATGCCTCCTCCGCCCCATAATGGCCCGTTCGGCGGTCCCGAGTCGGCCCATGATTCGGTACCGCAGCCTCGTCGGCTTGTTCTTTGCTTCGATGGCACGGGGAATCAGTACATGGGAACCGAGGAGGACACAAATATCGTCAAAATCTATGAGTCGCTTGAGCGGCATAAACCCGGCCAATATGCCTATTATCAGCGTAAGCTGACTACCAATACCACTTCAAAACGAAAAAACTAACTAGTGCGCATACAGCCGGGATTGGGACCTTGACCTATGTTAGAGGTTCCTCGCGCCAGACCAGCGGGTTTAGCTGGTGGACGAGATTCAGAGCGCGCGTCAGCGCCCTGCTAGATCAAGGAATAGGCGTATCGTTTGCCAGCCACCTTATCGCGGGCTACAGGTTCATCATGCGCTATTACTCCACTGGCGACCATATCTATATCTTCGGTTTCTCGCGCGGCGCATACACAGCCCGATTCCTAGCCGAGATGATCCATAACATTGGCCTCCTCTCACGCGGTAATGAAGAAATGGTCCCATTCGCCTGGGACACGTTCAGTCGCTATCAGAGCTCTCGGGGGAACGTGCCACAGACTGAAGAAGACCGCGAGTTAGCGCGGTATATGCATAAGTTCAAGACGACATTTTGCCGTCCAGACGTCGGCGTGCATTTCCTCGGTCTTTTTGACTGCGTAAACAGCGTTGGTCAGTTCGAGATACCGTTCTTCCGCAAGTCATACCGGTACATCGCCAGCCCTTCGGCACGGCATATTCGTCACGCTGTTTCGATACACGAGCGCCGGCTAAAGTTCAAACCTGCGTTATTTCATATTGACCCAAAGGACAAAGACTCGATAGATTTGAAAGAAGTTTGGTTTGCTGGAAACCATGGCGATGTCGGCGGCGGGTGGCCTCTAAGCAAGGGACAGAAGCACCTCCTATCAGATATCGCTCTTCACTGGATGATACAGGAAGTGTTAAACCTGCCTGGCTCGGACAGCAAGCTGGAATTCATGTCGGAAAATGTAGAAAACATGAAACGGGTTGCGACTCACTCTTTATGTAGGGATGAGGAGCCCGGCACTGCAGCGTATCAAATAGCACAGAAGACAAACAAGCCGCACGATAAGCTGCGCTTTGGACATGGCGGAAGCGCTGTGTCTGTTATGCTATGGTGGATCCTAGGTTCGTCTCCCAATTTTCCAGTTCACCTGTTCTTCCGTAATGACGTCTCTCACAACAGAGGTCCTCCCCTTGGCAACTCGTCTCGAGCTAGAGAAGGGTAAGTGGGTTCCGCGACGACTCCCACCAAATTTTGGAGCTTCGAGGGATATTCCATGTGGTGCGACAATTCACCCCAGTGTGTACGAGATGTTAGAGTCCGGCATTCTGGACGATTTTCCTGTGCCCAAGCCAGGTGGCGATAACCCAAACCTGCCTCCTAATCTTGTCGATGATGACCGGCGGCATATGCAGAAGAGAAGCGACGGAACATGTTCACCATGAATGTCTACCTGTCGCCGGCTTCTTTATATGTCATTTCGAAGTCATATGTGTATAATTGGGTTTGATAGTCCATCTGAGAGAGCGCGTAGTAACTGTTTCTATACAAGGCCCAACCAGCTAGTTGACTTTTAGGTCCTCAACCCTAAGAAAGATCAACCCGACGAGGCTATTATAATAAAACACAATACAGTAATGCCCAGATATAAATGGCCCGAGTCGATAAGGGAGCTTCGGCTACTGGCGGGCCGTGACGTTTAACCCTCCGACGCCAACCGCTTCTCCGCACTCTCCCAGGGCCTCAGTCTGGGGAATTCAATCGTACAAAAAAACCTCCCATTCCcactccttttcttttgaggACTCAAATCATTTAAAGAACACAGCCATGACTCCTCTAATATATCTACCGGGCCGAGTACGGTCAGCGCACGCCGTGCGCTGTTCCCTTCTCAAATCTCCGCTTCAACATCCCTTTCGGTCCTCATACCCACTCTCCCTCCACAAGCGATGGAGCACATCCCTCTCCCAGCGTCCGGGGTCAGATCGGTAAGTCCCCACCTTCTACAATATAGAGTAGGTCGAGAAAGCTAATCAACTATCATGCAATGTGTAGAGTCCGATTTCCCGGCGCAGTCAACAGCAAATTCACAACGGAGATGGCCTTCATCAACCCAATGGATAAACCTGGGATTCCAACGTACCGCGTTATGGATTCCGACGGTGTGCTGATCGATAAAAGTCGTAGCGAGCTCAGTGTTTCGAATGAAGAGGCGTTGGCGTGGTATAGGAATATGTTAACGGGTGGGTTTTGGGTGTACATTCCTATAAGTCTATTTTCAGCATTAATGGGTATGCGATATACAGTGAGCATTATGGACGTGATCATGTTCGAGGCACAACGGCAGGGGAGATTAAGCTTTTATATGGTACGAGACCTCTTCCTAGCCTTAGAAGGGCAGTTTTTGCTGATGAGATACATTCTCGAAAGGTCTCAGCCGGTGAAGAAGGCATCAGCGTTGgctccgcagcagctctaaCACCGGACGATGTCGTCTTTGCACAGTATCGCGAAACCGGCGTTTTTCAGCAGCGAGGCTTTGCGCTAAAGAACTTCATGAGCCAGCTCTTCGCCAATGCGAATGATAACGGTCGAGGAAGGAATATGCCTGTTCACTACGGGTGCGAGTATCCGAAAACCGTACTTCTATCCCTCCTCCCTTTGATGAAGTTCACACTGACAAATTGACCCAGCATACAATCTCCTCCACCCTAGCGACCCAGATACCACAGGCCTCAGGCGCTGCCTACGCACTGAAACTCCAAGCTCTACAGAATCCCGACACGCCACCACGCATTGTCGCATGCTATTTTGGTGAAGGCGCCGCCAGTGAAGGCGACTTCCACGCTGGTCTCAATATCGCCGCTACAAGATCCTGCCCAGTGGTCTTCATCTGTCGAAATAACGGGTACGCCATTTCTACGCCCACATTAGAGCAGTATCGGGGAGACGGAATTGCCAGCCGCGGGGTGGGCTATGGGATCGACACGATCCGCGTCGACGGAAATGATATCTTCGCTGTTTACGAGGCTATGAAGGCTGCTCGAACTCTGGCCCTTTCTCAAGGAGGAAAACCGGTACTTATTGAGGCGATGTCTTACCGTGTCTCGCACCATAGCACGTCCGACGATAGCTTTGCGTACCGTGCGCGCGTAGAAGTTGAGgattggaagagaagagataATCCAATCATCAGGCTCCGGAAGTGGCTTGAAAATGAGGGGATTTGGAATGAGGATATGGAGCGGCAGGCTAGGGAGAGTATTCGAAAGGAAGTACTGAGAGAGTTtggggaggcggagagggcgaagaagccGGCTATTCGATTTGCGTTTGAGGATGTATATGATGAGGTTacggaggaggcgagggAGCAGATGAAGGAGTTGAGGAGAATTCTGGAGGAGTATCCGGAAGAGTATGACCTTCGCTcgtttgaaggaggagtcAAAGGACTGGACTCGTAGCAGTGTCGTCGTGCTTAGTTTGCGTATAGACTTACACGGACTGTTTTCCACATTTTACGTCGGCAAAGCCAAGGTTAGACATTGTGATATGCATAATATAACGGTTGTGATATGATGTTTATTCGATCATATGTCCCAGGTAGTCTAGAGGTAAGTATACCGTAATAGGCAACAGGTCTAAGATGTTTAAAAGGACAGAGAAAACTGTAAAACTGAAAACAAATGTACAAGTAATACAACCAAGTGCACGCTGAAGACATAAATGTACAAATGTAAGGTTCGTGATACCATGCAAACAAAGCACGTGCGCTAAGTAGCTAAAGCCTGCTGCGCGAGCTTCCTGTTCCTTTTCACCAACGCTCCGAGCTTCTTGTCAATTGCATCGAGCTCCTTCCTCGACGCCTCAAGTTCTTTCTGGCTCTTAACCGCGAACGAACGCAGCTCCTCATCTGTCATACCGACAACATCGTCAAGGTCAGGAATATTCCCAATAACCACGCCAGCAGCACCAAGCATGTGTTTTGCAGTGGCGGCAGCAAACGAGCGGACCGACGTCGCTGTTGCATTCATGAGCTCGGCGGCGTTGGAAATTGCCCAGTTGTGGTTGCGTGTGCTGTCTGCTTCCATGGCGGAGAGAACGTTGGGAGGGATTGACGTTAGGGTGCCTCCTTCAGTGGTGGAGTGAACGGAGATGGGAGATTGTGCGGAAATGCCTCCAGTGGAAGTTTCGTCAACCCAGCAGAGGTTGAAGTTCTCAGGCGTGGCGAAAAGGGCGTCCAGACCGCCGCCGCGGTTTGTGGCATCCGGTTCGGTGACGGGGATGGCGGGGTATTCTTGGAAGGAGTCGATGGTCCAGGAGATGCTCTTCTCTAGGGCGAGGTAGcggtcttcctcttcgggaGATAAATGGTGGAGGACGCAACCGCGGGGGCTGATAAGGCATCTATGTTTCAGCGAGGGAGAATCCGAGCCCAGCCGCACTGGCTCTCCGCGCAGTAGTGCTTTACGGTGCTGCTCGGTCAGCTCAATCGGCTGCTTGAGGTCTTCATAATCGTCCGAAGTGCATTTCATGTCAAAGCGCTGATTAAGGTTGGACGGGTTGAACAAAGGATGATTGTTGAGATCCAGAGCGCCCGATTTATGAAGCTGCGAAAGCAACACTTGTAGAGGGGAAGTGCGCTCGGCGAAGAGTTCTTTGAGAGGAACGCCGGTGGCTTCCGCATCCTTTAACAACTGTTCGACAGTATTTTTGGACCGCCACTCTTCGCTTTTTTTCTCCTCAACTGGCGCTTTCGCTTCGGATGGTGGGGGCTTTGACTCTGAGACGGTTTCAGGCGCTTTGGACTTCTTAGCTGGCTCGACCTTCTCAGTGGGTTCATTGGTAACTGCAACAGTAGGCTTGGTGGTAGAAGCAGCGTTCTCCGGAGGAGGATTAGACGACTCGGCAGGGGCCTTCTTGGTCTTTCGCTTTCTACCAACAATTGGAGCGATGACCGGCTCCTCCGTCACCGGCGCTGTCTCCTGCTTTTTGGCCTCTGCTTCCTTGGCCTTCTGTTTCCGCTCTTTTTTGAGCTGGCTTTTGGTGATAGACCTCACTGGCGCAGAACCTATCCTCGATGATGCGGGAGGGGAGTTCGCGCGCGAAGCTGAAGTAGAAGTATAAAGATCCGCCTCGGACCCAATATCACCAGGGGTATCGGAGCGGCTCTGAGAAGAAGCACTTGGCCGTCTTGAGCGGACCTTGCTTGTTAATGAGAAAGATGCGACTGACTGAGTGGCAGACATCGGAGGCGGAGTCTCTGCCTTTGGTGTGTCGACTACGCGAAGTACACGAGGCTGACGAGGCGCCGGTGAATCCGAAACCCGCGAGGCGCCAGTTAGTGGCGTATTGGGTCGAGAATTAACAGCGGTGGCAGGGGCAGCTGAGAGCTGGTATGGAGGAGGTTCAGCCTTTTGGACAGGCTCAGGGGCCAGAGGAGTATTGAAGCTCAGATCCAGCTTCATCGGCTTGACCTTAGCAGAAGATACTTTGCCTTCGCTGGACCCCGCGGGTTTTGGCTGATTGCCCCTTTTTTCAGCAGCAGGCATTGATTCCTCTTTTGGCTGGGAACGGACTCTAGTGGCAGACTTCGCTACAGGGGAACCCAACGAAACGTCGGCAGCACTCGTGGCCCTGTTAGGCAGCTGCCTGTTATCCGTGGTTGGTTTCGCCGCGAGGCCCGTCGCATCATCCTCGGAGCTCCGGGATGCGGCTGCtaatgaaggagaaggcaccTCCAGCCCGGGTGGTGGACCAGAAACGGATGATACCGGGCTTGAAGACTTGAACTGATCCTGGAACAGGGCAGAAATGGAGTGGCCTTGGGGAAGAGGCAGGCCTGGTGGGAGACTCGGGGTCCCAGAACGTCCCAGTGGTTGAGAGTCACTCATAAGCTGTGATCTCATCAGGGAACCAAAGCTGTCAACCGAGCGTTTGTCCTTTGGTGTCGTACCGAGAGGTGGGAATTCCTCGTCAACTAAGAAGTCGTTGGTCAGCATCTCGAAGTCAAAGTAAGAGTGCACGAAGTCCCGATCTGATAAGAGAAGTCTCCAAGGAAGACTGATGAAACAGAAAGAAAAACGAAATAAGACCATTGACAATAGACAGCGGTCGGATACGAAAGGGCAGGCAGATAATTACAGAAAACACCGTGGTCGAACTGGCCAGGCGGACTCATGCCGCCACGTCTATATGAACAATTCTTGTGAGAAATTGGTTTCATGTAGAAAACCCAGCTTTGCTTTAATCCGGGCCAGGGAGGTTAACGTACATAAAACCATGCTCAGACCAACGGCCGCAAAGATGCTGATGGCTCAACCCAGCTTGGCTGCGCAACGAGCAAATGTGACGACCACCAAGACAAGATGATGGGAAAACACCATGTCCATGAATGCAATGAACCTCCCGTTATCGCGGACCGCGGTGGGGTCgagaagaaacagaaaagaCACACTTGATCCCATAAACATAGACGCCAAACGCACACCCCGCCCCAATCTCTTGTTTTTGGAGAGCCGTTGCTAATGCTTCATTGCAGGGTAGAAAACGTTGCAGGAGAAAATTTTGGACATCGAATTAAACGCGTACGTGGAGGAAAAAAAACATGTTCCACAGCCGTCTAGAATAGATATGATATCATGTCGTAACAAAGAGAATGTAAGAATGAAGGCGAACCAGAGCAAAAGTAAACCAGATGCAAAAAGGGTAGTCATCATTAAACAGAGAACATGAAACGTGAAGATGTGATCCAAGGAGGTGCAGAGGGAAACAACAATCACCAACGGTTGAAACCGCTGCCATACATCATGGCGTACCCACCTTGACCCTGACTCCCATACAGTCCTTGACCAGCAACAGCATTCGCACCGACCTGGTGCATCCTCGCCTGCAGGATACTCGGGTCTGCAAGATGTACTACACCGCCTCCAGCAGAGGAAGTGTTAGcatttctttgcttcttccccttcttcctctgcttctgtgACCCAGAGTCGGAGGTATTCCCCGCCTGAGCGCCATAGACAGAgctgagaaggccattgACAGGAGTCAGGGGAGGGGGAGtttggtgctggaggagggaAGGAAATAATAACTCACGCTTACTATCTTGATCCGGTAAACCACTTGCATTGGTACCGCTGCGGCCGCGCAGCAGCTCGCGCATTAACTCGGGGTTGGCTTCCTGTTTGCCACCCAACAGATTGACATTTGATGTGAAACCGTGACCTTGTGCAAACATACCGCCACCACTAACAGGAGGAGTACCCGCTGTCTTCAGGCCTGGAGGAGGTCCTTGAACGCCACTGGTGTAGTAATTGCTGGCAAGACTATGCTGTGGACTAGGGGCGGCAAGCGGATTAGGTGTACCGGACTGCATCAATGAGGCTTGGTTCAGCATCCGGGTATTGGCCAGGTTCTTGGCATTGGCGTCTGCAAATGAGAACCGCGAATTCTGGCCTCTCTGGGCTTGCTGGAGAGCATTAAGCTGGGCAGCTTGGCTTTGCAGCAGGCTCTGCCGAGCTTGCGCGGCATGATCCAACGCATTAGAACCGACCCCTGACTGCATGGGATCGACAAGGCCTGCCTGTTGATTACCAGCGGACTTGAGAAGCATaagttgctgctgttgcaaTGGTGTCAAACTGCGGTTACTTAGGTTGATGCCCTGGAAGTGATGGCTAGCAGCGGACACGGGAGAGCCAACAGCTGAACTTGTAGTTGTGCCTTGTTGTGATGGGGGCTGAATAGCACCATGAGACTCGCGACCCGCACGACCTCGCGGAGGATTAGTATCGTCTGGTTCACCACCGAGCTGGAGACTGCCACTCTCACGACCCTCATCTTCGGCAGTAGCGGCCGGTACAGACTGTAGAAGTTCCTGTTCTCGCTTGGTGCGTTCCTGCTCAGCCTTCTCACGCATAGCGCGACGTTTTACGCCACCGTATGGGTCGATGAGCGACGGATGATTATCGATGAGAGCAAGTTCGTCTGGTGGGAGACCAGCCGCGGAGAAAATAAATTTGAAGCACGGAGAATTGACAGCTTTCAACAGGTTATCTAAAAGCGGCGTGCCTTTATCGGCGGGGGTCTGTGCCGACGGTGGCCGGGGAGGACTTGATGATGGCGCCTCCGGTGAGGGAGTCTGAGTAGTCTGAGGACGATCTTGTTGCGTTTGTTGTTTTTCAACGCGCTTAGTATCGTCCGAGGGCGTGGCAACTGTCGCGAGAGCGGATCGTGGGCTTTGAGAAGCTTGGCTACCTGTCAGGCTGGCACGTCGTGTTCGATTGATCGCCGAATCTTTGTTTGCCCAACTAGCAGATGATGGAAGCGCAGTCCCACCAGCGTCGTCTTTGCTTGGTTGTCGTCGTAATGTTTGCGAGATTGGTTGTGCCGAAGACCGTGCAATGTACGGAGGGGTGGCAGAGCTTGGGCCGGCGGTACCGTTCGGCCGTTGTTGACTCGGGAGTGAATTCATTGACGAAAGATCTTGGCGACTGTAGCTATCGCTGTCTTCGCCTGTTTCGTGCAAAAATGTGCAGTTCCTATTATGACATTGCTCATTGCGCAGGAAGGACGAGCAATATTTAGTGGTTCCATATTGCGCCCTAACCATGTCAGCAAACCGCAATACTAGGATTAATACAAGTAGAGCATACCTTAGAATCCTGTCACCGTTCCCTGAACCATCCACCGCAGCAATGCAGGTCGCAGCATCGCTCTTCTTAGCATACGTAACGTAGACGCCTATACCTTGGTTCGGGTTACCGCCAGGCTTAGCCTTACTGACGACGATCTTCTCAATTTCCCCATACTGGCCGAAGTAATCTTTTCCGCGCAGAGTTTGAAGCAGTTGGCTTTCGTCGCGTATTGTAGGGTTGAGACCAATCACGTAGACGAGGTTCTTCTGCACAACACGGACGCCGGCAAGGTT carries:
- a CDS encoding CCR4-NOT core ubiquitin-protein ligase subunit MOT2 (transcript_id=CADANIAT00008371) — protein: MMTMSSAPSASKSSTCRIRISNHAPADIRFVNSVTIISRLKTRKVDAQIVDEFMMKALFNTKCPTQMSMFKADLALKHRKAAAAKKKEAEKREIEASSRKNLAGVRVVQKNLVYVIGLNPTIRDESQLLQTLRGKDYFGQYGEIEKIVVSKAKPGGNPNQGIGVYVTYAKKSDAATCIAAVDGSGNGDRILRAQYGTTKYCSSFLRNEQCHNRNCTFLHETGEDSDSYSRQDLSSMNSLPSQQRPNGTAGPSSATPPYIARSSAQPISQTLRRQPSKDDAGGTALPSSASWANKDSAINRTRRASLTGSQASQSPRSALATVATPSDDTKRVEKQQTQQDRPQTTQTPSPEAPSSSPPRPPSAQTPADKGTPLLDNLLKAVNSPCFKFIFSAAGLPPDELALIDNHPSLIDPYGGVKRRAMREKAEQERTKREQELLQSVPAATAEDEGRESGSLQLGGEPDDTNPPRGRAGRESHGAIQPPSQQGTTTSSAVGSPVSAASHHFQGINLSNRSLTPLQQQQLMLLKSAGNQQAGLVDPMQSGVGSNALDHAAQARQSLLQSQAAQLNALQQAQRGQNSRFSFADANAKNLANTRMLNQASLMQSGTPNPLAAPSPQHSLASNYYTSGVQGPPPGLKTAGTPPVSGGGMFAQGHGFTSNVNLLGGKQEANPELMRELLRGRSGTNASGLPDQDSKRELLFPSLLQHQTPPPLTPVNGLLSSVYGAQAGNTSDSGSQKQRKKGKKQRNANTSSAGGGVVHLADPSILQARMHQVGANAVAGQGLYGSQGQGGYAMMYGSGFNRW